Proteins co-encoded in one Coriobacterium glomerans PW2 genomic window:
- the gnd gene encoding phosphogluconate dehydrogenase (NAD(+)-dependent, decarboxylating) produces MFDIVPESIGSRPSQPRELQRASLRSITAAGERTQTMQIGLVGLGKMGYNLALNLCDHNHEVIGFDLAEQARARLADKGVDTVRSLTELAAALDAPRVMWLMVPPGDATDATITKCLEVLEPEDILIDAGNTNYRDTIDHAAACAAHNVRFLDIGTSGGTSGARQGACLMIGGDRDAYELIEDALLDVTCEDGCAYVGPAGSGHFMKMVHNGVEYGMMQTIGEGLAIMRTAPFDYDLAAVCKNWNHGSVVRSWLMELIEQQLIAEPDLAGIKGIIGTSDEAKWTMQAALEQNVPAPVIAQSLFERNSSQMGEENFSHKVVAALRKGFGGHAVVTK; encoded by the coding sequence ATTTTTGATATAGTACCTGAATCCATCGGGAGTCGGCCGTCGCAACCGAGAGAGCTGCAGCGCGCGTCGCTGCGCTCGATCACGGCCGCAGGAGAAAGGACGCAAACAATGCAGATCGGACTTGTCGGTTTGGGGAAGATGGGCTACAACCTCGCCCTCAACCTTTGTGACCATAACCACGAAGTGATCGGCTTCGACCTCGCGGAACAGGCACGTGCGAGACTCGCGGACAAGGGCGTGGACACCGTGAGGAGTCTGACCGAGCTCGCCGCCGCACTCGACGCGCCGCGCGTGATGTGGCTGATGGTGCCCCCTGGGGATGCGACCGATGCGACGATCACGAAGTGCCTGGAGGTGCTCGAACCCGAAGACATTCTCATCGACGCGGGCAACACCAACTACAGAGACACCATCGATCATGCTGCAGCCTGCGCCGCTCATAACGTGCGCTTTCTTGATATCGGCACCTCAGGCGGAACGTCTGGGGCCCGACAGGGTGCGTGCCTCATGATCGGTGGCGATCGAGACGCCTACGAGCTGATCGAGGACGCGCTGCTCGATGTCACATGCGAGGATGGCTGCGCTTACGTGGGGCCCGCCGGATCCGGGCACTTCATGAAGATGGTCCACAATGGCGTCGAGTACGGCATGATGCAAACGATCGGGGAGGGTCTCGCCATCATGCGCACGGCCCCGTTCGACTACGATCTCGCCGCGGTGTGCAAGAACTGGAACCACGGGTCGGTTGTTCGCTCCTGGCTCATGGAACTCATCGAGCAGCAGCTTATCGCCGAGCCCGATCTGGCTGGCATCAAAGGCATCATCGGTACATCTGATGAGGCGAAATGGACGATGCAGGCCGCACTCGAGCAGAACGTCCCGGCCCCGGTTATCGCTCAGTCGCTGTTCGAGCGGAATTCATCGCAGATGGGCGAGGAGAATTTCTCGCACAAAGTTGTCGCAGCGCTGCGAAAGGGCTTTGGCGGGCATGCGGTCGTAACCAAGTGA
- a CDS encoding metal ABC transporter permease — MFESYLWNTWLGGTIIALAAGVVGFFVVMRGDSFLAHAVPHGSFAGAALASIFGVSSMAGMGAAAAATSIAAVTLGRRGKQDVVIALLLSFLLAGGSLVLSLGGAYANQVYGLLFGQVLAVSSSGLGVMAICASLSVLAVVTMLRPLLAVSVLPGSRTARGANRLALDIAFSLVLAAVTTASVPVVGVLLLFSLLVAPPAAACELCRTPARAMGLSCALCLFSIWASIALSVMTDFPVGFFVASISTVIYVVARSVGHR, encoded by the coding sequence GTGTTTGAGTCCTACCTGTGGAACACATGGCTCGGCGGGACGATCATCGCCCTGGCGGCCGGTGTCGTCGGCTTCTTCGTGGTCATGCGCGGCGATTCCTTTCTTGCTCATGCCGTTCCACACGGATCGTTTGCCGGTGCGGCTCTGGCGAGCATCTTCGGGGTCAGCTCGATGGCCGGTATGGGTGCGGCAGCGGCGGCTACAAGCATCGCCGCTGTCACGCTGGGAAGGCGCGGCAAACAGGATGTGGTGATCGCGTTGCTCCTGTCTTTTCTGCTCGCGGGAGGATCCCTTGTCTTGAGTCTCGGAGGAGCGTATGCGAACCAGGTCTATGGTCTGCTGTTCGGACAGGTGCTCGCCGTGTCCTCCTCCGGACTCGGCGTCATGGCGATCTGCGCCTCGCTGTCTGTGCTCGCTGTCGTGACGATGCTCAGACCGCTGCTTGCCGTCTCCGTGTTACCCGGTTCCAGAACGGCGAGGGGCGCGAATCGCCTCGCACTCGATATCGCGTTCTCTCTTGTGCTCGCGGCGGTTACCACGGCGAGCGTGCCGGTCGTCGGCGTGCTGCTATTGTTCAGCCTGCTCGTCGCACCGCCCGCTGCAGCCTGCGAGCTGTGTCGGACACCGGCGCGCGCGATGGGACTCTCATGCGCTCTTTGTCTGTTCTCCATATGGGCCTCGATCGCTCTTTCCGTGATGACCGACTTCCCTGTGGGATTTTTCGTTGCGAGCATCTCGACGGTCATATATGTTGTTGCGCGCTCAGTGGGGCATCGCTGA
- a CDS encoding metal ABC transporter permease — MIGLVEGMSSSPEVRVALAVGTIVAVITAAVGVLTVLRGQSFAAHALTDLASVGGSAAFLFGGDQLWGFVIASVLSALGMHAIGIERIRKRDIATGIVLSAGMGLTALFLMLAATGRSSGGSPMSVLFGSLFSLRASVVPLVCVLAILCAVVLALIWRPSLLATASLPFARARGARTRAVDALFMCALGIGVALGAISVGAVLATALLVGPAASSLRVAGSTRAALVASCLIGVACVWGGVALSYASYAFLGGRSLSASFCIVALVFVCYLAALMMSGIEGAARKGARKRV; from the coding sequence ATGATCGGCCTCGTCGAGGGCATGAGCTCCTCACCGGAGGTGCGCGTCGCGCTCGCTGTCGGAACGATCGTGGCCGTGATCACGGCTGCGGTCGGCGTTCTGACCGTGTTGAGGGGCCAGTCGTTCGCCGCCCACGCCCTCACCGATCTCGCATCGGTGGGAGGCTCCGCTGCATTTCTGTTCGGTGGCGATCAGCTCTGGGGGTTCGTGATAGCCTCGGTCCTGTCTGCTTTGGGCATGCATGCCATAGGAATCGAGCGCATCAGGAAGCGCGATATCGCAACAGGGATCGTTCTCAGCGCGGGCATGGGGCTCACTGCTTTGTTTCTCATGCTGGCGGCGACCGGTCGGTCTTCGGGCGGCTCTCCGATGTCTGTGCTCTTCGGCTCCCTGTTCTCCCTGCGCGCCAGCGTCGTTCCGCTTGTCTGCGTTCTGGCGATCCTTTGCGCTGTCGTGCTTGCACTCATCTGGCGGCCGTCGCTTCTGGCGACGGCATCTCTTCCGTTCGCGCGGGCACGCGGGGCGCGGACCCGTGCGGTTGATGCGCTGTTCATGTGCGCGCTCGGCATCGGGGTCGCCCTCGGCGCGATCTCGGTCGGCGCGGTGCTCGCGACCGCATTGCTCGTGGGCCCCGCAGCTTCGAGCTTGCGTGTCGCCGGCAGCACGCGTGCCGCCCTTGTCGCATCATGTCTCATCGGCGTCGCATGCGTCTGGGGCGGCGTCGCGCTCTCCTATGCGAGCTATGCATTTCTCGGCGGACGATCGCTTTCAGCCAGTTTCTGCATAGTCGCTCTCGTCTTCGTCTGCTATCTGGCCGCTTTGATGATGAGCGGCATTGAAGGGGCTGCTCGCAAGGGGGCGCGTAAGCGTGTTTGA
- a CDS encoding metal ABC transporter ATP-binding protein, whose translation MTAEHSGFGQTVLAVCDLSVELGGRCVLDQVTFKIAAGELIGLIGSNGVGKTTLFRAVLGDIPSRSGQIDLLGHARVRPGEVGYVPQSVGFDRDLPLRARDLVALGLDGHRFGLHRRGRAFWKRVEDALIGVDAIDLADRPVGRLSGGQQQRVMIAAATVSDPALLILDEPLASLDPANEIDVVRLLDGLRHQRNMSVIMSSHDINPLLGVLDRVIYLANGHAVSGTTDEVVRTDVLSRLYGRPIEVVRHDGHLFVLAGDRV comes from the coding sequence ATGACTGCGGAGCACAGCGGTTTCGGACAGACGGTGCTCGCCGTTTGTGATCTGAGCGTCGAGCTCGGCGGAAGATGCGTTTTGGACCAGGTGACGTTCAAGATCGCCGCCGGCGAGCTGATCGGCCTCATCGGGTCCAACGGCGTAGGCAAGACAACGCTGTTTCGCGCCGTTTTAGGTGATATTCCATCTCGGTCGGGTCAGATCGATCTGCTCGGTCATGCGCGGGTGCGCCCGGGCGAGGTCGGTTACGTGCCGCAAAGCGTCGGGTTCGACCGAGATCTCCCCTTGCGCGCGCGCGACCTTGTAGCTTTGGGGCTGGATGGTCATCGATTCGGCCTGCATCGCCGGGGTCGGGCGTTCTGGAAGCGCGTCGAGGATGCCCTCATCGGTGTCGATGCGATCGATCTTGCAGATCGTCCGGTCGGGCGGCTCTCCGGTGGGCAGCAGCAGCGCGTTATGATCGCTGCGGCGACCGTTTCGGATCCTGCGCTTCTTATACTTGATGAGCCACTCGCCAGTCTCGACCCCGCTAACGAGATCGATGTGGTGCGGCTTCTCGATGGGCTGCGCCATCAGCGGAACATGAGCGTGATCATGTCCTCGCATGACATCAATCCGCTTCTCGGCGTTCTTGATCGAGTCATCTACCTCGCGAACGGCCACGCCGTGAGCGGCACGACAGACGAAGTGGTCCGTACCGATGTTTTAAGCAGACTTTACGGACGACCCATCGAGGTTGTTCGCCATGATGGTCATCTGTTTGTTCTTGCAGGTGATCGGGTATGA
- a CDS encoding metal ABC transporter solute-binding protein, Zn/Mn family: MSRRTFLGISAALGLTALTGISLGGCDRAGHAGAGKGEKGKLAILAAENTYGDVARQIGGSFADVTSVISDPGADPHNFEITPSDAKIISQALIVVENGLSYDDWMDKMLASSERVDRTIISAQKVLKLPDDTQNPHLWYDPATMPQVAKTMAAALKKHDPDHASEYDKNLKTFSSSVERYRSALADLGSQYPAASAAATEPVANYMLAAAGVTIKTPWSLQAAIMNDQDPSAQDIGSQMKLLSDRQVDFFVYNEQVTSSLTKKFLDAAKEGGVPVVAVYETMPEHHDYASWMLAEVDAIKAALSKHESTTSLS; this comes from the coding sequence TTGAGTCGCAGAACGTTCCTTGGCATCAGCGCCGCCTTGGGACTCACAGCTCTCACCGGCATCTCGCTGGGTGGCTGTGACAGGGCCGGACACGCGGGAGCAGGGAAGGGCGAGAAAGGCAAGCTCGCCATATTGGCGGCTGAGAACACCTATGGTGACGTGGCTCGTCAGATCGGGGGCAGCTTCGCGGATGTGACCTCGGTGATCAGTGATCCTGGAGCCGATCCCCATAACTTCGAGATCACGCCGTCGGATGCGAAGATCATCAGCCAGGCGCTTATCGTGGTCGAGAACGGCTTGAGCTACGACGACTGGATGGACAAGATGCTCGCCTCCAGCGAGAGGGTGGACCGAACGATCATCAGCGCACAGAAGGTTTTGAAACTTCCCGATGACACGCAAAATCCTCATCTCTGGTATGATCCGGCAACCATGCCGCAGGTGGCGAAGACAATGGCCGCGGCGCTCAAGAAGCACGATCCCGATCATGCGAGCGAGTACGACAAGAATCTCAAAACCTTTTCTAGTTCCGTGGAGCGCTATCGATCCGCACTCGCCGATCTGGGAAGCCAGTATCCGGCCGCGAGCGCCGCTGCGACCGAGCCTGTTGCCAACTATATGCTCGCCGCTGCCGGCGTCACCATCAAGACTCCCTGGAGCCTTCAAGCGGCTATCATGAACGATCAGGATCCGTCGGCACAAGACATCGGCTCGCAGATGAAGCTGCTCAGCGATAGGCAGGTAGACTTCTTCGTGTACAACGAGCAGGTCACTTCGTCGCTTACGAAGAAGTTTCTCGACGCGGCGAAGGAGGGCGGCGTACCGGTGGTGGCAGTGTATGAGACGATGCCGGAGCACCACGATTACGCGTCATGGATGCTCGCCGAGGTGGACGCGATCAAAGCCGCGCTGTCAAAACACGAGTCCACGACGAGTCTGTCATGA
- a CDS encoding Fur family transcriptional regulator: MSVKRGHYNTRQQAFVMELLEAHAGEALTIEEICDALSDRGSSVGRTTVYRLLGKLSSLGRVIQVADVRGGPSRYCRISGEGTYLVCLGCHRVFPLSCDGFETFVRHISGEHDFDLELRSTVLHGYCGTCARGAHEENQGITHAR; this comes from the coding sequence ATGTCCGTCAAGCGGGGACACTACAACACGCGGCAGCAGGCATTTGTCATGGAGCTGCTCGAGGCCCACGCAGGCGAGGCCTTGACCATTGAGGAGATATGCGATGCGCTGAGCGATCGCGGTAGCAGCGTCGGTCGCACAACTGTCTATCGCTTGCTCGGCAAGCTCTCTTCGCTTGGTCGCGTCATCCAAGTGGCGGACGTGCGCGGCGGGCCGTCACGCTACTGCAGGATTTCCGGAGAGGGGACCTATCTGGTCTGCTTGGGCTGCCACCGGGTCTTTCCGCTTTCCTGCGACGGCTTCGAGACGTTCGTCAGGCACATCAGCGGCGAGCACGATTTCGATCTTGAATTGCGTTCCACAGTTCTGCACGGCTACTGCGGGACGTGCGCCCGCGGCGCGCATGAGGAGAACCAGGGGATCACCCATGCCCGATGA
- a CDS encoding zinc ribbon domain-containing protein, giving the protein MFCKNCGKENPDTGRFCIECGAPMVREAVNPDPFNSGKPTPIGYDQSIYQHRTVPPAAPATPQYQQSSYQNCTVPPAAPATPQYQQGSYQNCTVPPAVPGMPATNINVQIPPPQKNSFGTAGFVLSVISIFLGMIPLLGQVLWLLGTIFSVMGLFKTPKGLAIAGTVISCCVLVLIIWIYATGSPLAPSHSEYYTYRYSM; this is encoded by the coding sequence ATGTTTTGCAAAAACTGCGGCAAGGAGAACCCGGATACGGGAAGGTTCTGCATCGAGTGCGGCGCACCGATGGTCAGAGAGGCCGTCAATCCCGATCCCTTCAACTCAGGCAAGCCAACGCCAATCGGTTACGATCAGAGCATCTATCAGCACCGCACCGTCCCCCCGGCGGCCCCTGCGACGCCGCAGTACCAGCAAAGCAGCTATCAGAACTGCACCGTCCCCCCGGCGGCCCCTGCGACGCCGCAGTACCAGCAAGGCAGCTATCAGAACTGCACCGTCCCTCCGGCAGTCCCGGGAATGCCTGCTACGAATATCAACGTGCAGATCCCGCCCCCTCAGAAGAACTCATTCGGCACAGCTGGGTTCGTGCTTTCTGTGATCTCGATCTTTCTTGGCATGATCCCTTTGCTCGGGCAGGTCCTGTGGCTCCTCGGCACCATCTTCTCCGTGATGGGGTTGTTCAAGACACCAAAGGGACTGGCGATAGCCGGAACCGTGATCTCATGTTGCGTCTTGGTCCTTATCATCTGGATCTATGCAACCGGCTCCCCGTTAGCGCCCTCCCATTCGGAGTACTACACGTATCGCTACTCCATGTAG